In a genomic window of Sardina pilchardus chromosome 20, fSarPil1.1, whole genome shotgun sequence:
- the LOC134067101 gene encoding uncharacterized protein LOC134067101, protein MVDKDYAEINALSSIFPESHILLCWYHVLQAVQRWLSKTESGVHGPSNLNIRKDIISFFCKLKACKTEAEFETTAKKFKKMFRRHPAVCQYFTRHWEEIGHMWSDYGRCFEHLNTDTNNVIERFFYRLKYQFLGGVRNRRIDDLIHVLLEKAEDYFTIMRDLQYAGRVKNKFSHPPSLPTEATAECVNDSLAPIPLHSAVSLPTLNLIFWHWHDLIYCPHSHLIYQQHRHLIFLPLHYLIFWTLIAPVLSLFSNSIYNFSHL, encoded by the exons ATGGTTGACAAGGACTATGCTGAAATTAATGCTTTATCAAGCATTTTCCCTGAATCACATATCCTTTTGTGCTGGTATCACGTCTTGCAG GCTGTTCAAAGATGGTTATCCAAAACAGAGTCTGGAGTGCATGGACCTTCCAACTTGAACATTAGGAAGGacatcatttctttcttttgcaaACTGAAGGCCTGTAAAACT GAGGCAGAATTTGAGACCACAGCCAAGAAGTTCAAAAAAATGTTCAGACGACACCCAGCTGTGTGCCAGTACTTCACAAGACACTGGGAAGAGATTGGTCACATGTGGTCCGATTACGGACGTTGCTTTGAGCATTTGAACACTGATACGAACAATGTCATTGAACG GTTTTTTTACAGGCTGAAATATCAGTTTCTTGGAGGCGTTAGGAATCGGCGTATAGATGACCTTATACATGTCCTCCTTGAAAAAGCAGAAGACTACTTCACCATAATGAGGGACTTACAGTATGCTGGGCGTGTGAAGAACAAATTCAGCCATCCCCCCTCTTTGCCGACAGAAGCAACAGCTGAATGTGTGAACGACAGTTTGGCACCGATCCCTTTACACAGTGCAGTGTCATTGCCAACCTTA AACCTCATCTTCTGGCACTGGCATGACCTCATCTACTGCCCTCACAGTCACCTCATCTACCAGCAGCACCGTCACCTCATCTTCCTGCCTCTCCATTACCTCATCTTCTGGACCCTCATCGCTCCTGTTTTGTCCCTCTTCTCCAACTCCATCTACAACTTTTCTCATCTCTGA